From the genome of Halomonas sp. LR3S48:
AGGCCGATTTCCTCCTCCAGCTCACGATAGAGCGCCTGTTGCGGTGTTTCGGTTGACTTGATGCCTCCCTGGGGAAACTGCCACGCATTCTGTCCAACCCGACGCGCCCAAAGCAGTTGCCCCCTGGCGTTGGCGATGATGATGCCAACGTTGGGGCGAAAGCCGTCAGCGTCGATCACGGACGTCACCTTGTGAAATACGTCATTGAGAGCATTCTTCCACAATGGCGCGAAGCGCATCAATACAAGGTTCAGGCAGGACGCTCTCGCCTGGCGGCGCCAGACGAGAGAAAAAGCACTGCCAGGCTTAGCAGCGCGAGCGTTGTCTGACATAATCGCCAGCTTTCACGCAATGCAGCATGACGTTACGACAACTCACCACATCGCAAGGGGTAAGCTGTGAGTCTGGCCATCTTCGATCTGGACAACACCCTGCTCTCCATCGACAGCGACCACGCCTGGGGCGAATTCCTGCTCGAACAGGGGGCGGTGGATGCCGAGGCCTACCGTGAAGCCAACGACCGCTTCATGGCCGACTATGAAGCGGGCACGCTGGATATCCACGCCTTTCTGGCCGTGGCGCTCAGGCCGCTGGCCGAGAACAGCCCGGAGCAGCTCGCGGCCTGGCACCAGCAGTTCATGGCCAGCAAGGTCGAACCCAGCATCCTGGCCAAGGGCGAGGAGCTGCTGGCGCGCCATCGCAGCCGTGGCGACACCCTGCTGATCATCACCGCCACCAACCGCTTCATTACTGGCCCCATCGCACAGCGGCTGGGAGTGGATCACTTGATCGCCGTGGAGCCGGAAGTACGGGATGGCCGCTACACCGGCAAGGTCAGCGGCACGCCGAGCTATCGCGAAGGCAAGGTGAAGCGGCTCGAGGAGTGGCTGGCGGGCACGGACCTGACCCTGGACGACGCCTGGTTCTACAGCGACTCGCACAACGACCTGCCGCTGCTGCAATTGGTAGAACACCCGGTAGCGGTGGACCCCGACCCCACCCTGCGCGAGGAAGCCGAGAAGCGCGGCTGGCGGATCATGAGCCTGAGGGACTGATCCGGGCTTGGCCCGGATCAGAGTCGTAAGACAAAAAACCCCGAAGGCGACCCTTCGGGGTTTTCTTATCTCTTACGTCTTATTTCTCAACTCTTAGCCCAGCAAATGCTCGACCGCAGCGCGCTCTTCCCGCAGCTCATCTTCCGTAGCCTTCATCTTGGCACGGCTGAACTCGTCGATCTCGAGCCCCTGGATGATCTCGTAGTCGCCGTTCTGGCAGCGCACCGGATAGGAGTAGATGATGCCCTCGGCGATGCCGTAGCTGCCGTCCGAGGGAATCGCCATGCTCACCACCCGGTCGGTGCCCAGCGCCCAGTCGCGCATGTGATCGATGGCCGAAGAAGCGGCGGAAGCGGCGGAAGAGGCTCCGCGCGCCTTGATGATCGCCGCGCCGCGCTGCTGCACGGTGGGGATGAAGTCGTTTTCGTACCAGTCGCGCTCGACCAGGTCGAAGGCCGGCTTGCCGTCCACC
Proteins encoded in this window:
- a CDS encoding HAD family hydrolase yields the protein MSLAIFDLDNTLLSIDSDHAWGEFLLEQGAVDAEAYREANDRFMADYEAGTLDIHAFLAVALRPLAENSPEQLAAWHQQFMASKVEPSILAKGEELLARHRSRGDTLLIITATNRFITGPIAQRLGVDHLIAVEPEVRDGRYTGKVSGTPSYREGKVKRLEEWLAGTDLTLDDAWFYSDSHNDLPLLQLVEHPVAVDPDPTLREEAEKRGWRIMSLRD